The sequence CGTTTAACGACCCAGACATCATTGGCACCTGGTTGCAGGATTTCCTTGATCTGACCGATTAGCTGGTCGTTTTCGTAAACATCAAGGCCGATGATCTCATGGTAATAAAATTCGCCCTCATCCAAATCCGTCAAGTCTTCTTCTGCAACCTTGAGGCTAAAGCCCTTGAATTTTTCAATGGCATTGATATGGTACATATCCTTAAACTTGATGATGTCGAAGTTCTTGTGCTTGCGATGACTGGCAATGGTCACCGTTTGGACAAAACGATCCTCCTCATCAAAGAGAGCCAACTCAGCTCCTTTTTTAAAACGCTCTTCCGTAAAGTCTGTTACAGACAAGACCCGCATCTCCCCTTGTAAGCCTAGGGTATTGACAATTTTCCCAACGTTAAAATAATTCATTTTATTCTTTACATTCCTCTTTTAATTAATTTATCTCTACAGTTCTCTAATAAGAGCTGCAATTTTTTCCGATTCTGACCACTGTAGATAGTGGTGGTTTCCACCTAGAATGAGTTTTGTATTAGAATTACAATATTCTGAATCTCTGTACTCTTTTTCTCTATACGCCTGACAAAATACGAAAACAGGAATATTATCTGCTAAGGACAAACTATCAAAATCTTCAGCGGTAATATTTACAGATATCTGAAATCCAGGAACTTGCTTTTCCAATTCCAAGCCCTTTTCTTCCATCAATTCCCAAATCAGTCTGTCATTTTCAGGTTCAAATGTCGCTTGTGTTAGTCCCTTAAAATAATTTTCCGGACCACATTCTTCGATCATTCTCATTTGCTCTTCCATTTCTGGATAAGGATTTTTTGAAAAATCAGCAAACATTATATTTTTTGTTGTTGGTTCAATTGCTATCAAAGCTTGACACTTAATTGGTTTACTCATTAACTTTAAAGCCAAAACACCACTTAAACTATGAACACAAAGTATATAATTGGAAATTTCCAATCCCTTCAGGATTTCGTATACCGCTTCAACAAGATTATCCAAATTAAGTCCTGTTTGACTATGAATCGGACTCCTACCTGTATTCGGAAAATCAATCGTTAAGTAACCTATTGAGGAAGGAAGTTTTTCAAGTATTGGTAGGAAATTTTCATAACTTGGTATCAAACCAGCACCATTTAAACAAACTAGTACTTTATTTCTCTTTTTATAAGTAACAGAGAGACAACCAATCTTTGTAGTTACTTCAAATCGGTTCATATCAAAATAACTCTTTCTAAACAACAATTCACTTAACATTCTTAGGTTTTATTTTATCACGTTCAAGGGATTTTCTCAAATGCTCTTTTTTGCTAAAAAGCCTTCCAAATCTTGTTCATGCTGATACTTGATGGCTGCCTTCTTGTCTTTTTCAAAAATAGTCTTCGTTAGGTCAATATGGTTAATAGCTGCAATTGCCACTGTGTAGTGAATGATATCTGCCAACTCCTTTGCCAATTCCTCGTTTGAATCTTGGACACCCTCTTTTCTACCTGAACGTCCATTTAAAACCTCAGCGACTTCTCCAACTTCTTCCACTAGTTTGATAAAAAGTCCTTCTTCTGTTCTAGATTGTTGGTAATGATCAAGTAAGTATTCCTCTAGTTGTCTAACTGTTAAATCTCTCATTCCTTCTCCTTGCAAAAAAAGCGAGACCTTGTCCCGCTTTTCTTATTTTTCGTCAATAACGATTCTTACTTTTTTATCTTCAGTTGGGACAGAGTAGACAATCGTTCTTATCGCAGAAATGGTGCGACCTTTTCGACCGATTACACGACCAACATCGCTAGGATCAAGGTCAAGGTGGTACTCCAAGAATTCAGGAGTATCTTCGATCTTGATGGTTAAAGCATCCGGTTGTGAAATCAAGGGTTTCACAATTGCAATAATGAGATTTTCAATCGTATCCATACATCAACCTACTTAAAAAATTATTTTGAGAATTTAGAATCGTGGAATTTCTTCAAGACACCAGCTTTTGAAAGGATGTTGCGAACTGTATCTGAAGGTTGAGCTCCATCAGCCAACCATGCAAGAACGCGATCTTCTTTCAAAGTTACTTGGTTTTCTTCAACAAGTGGATTGTAAGTTCCAACTGTTTCGATGAAACGTCCATCACGTGGTGAACGTGAATCTGCTACGTTGATACGGTAGTAAGGTTTTTTCTTAGAACCCATACGAGTCAAACGAATTTTAACTGCCATTTTTATAAGTCTCTTTTCTATATTTTAATTTTTGGTGAAATAGACAAGCTATTTAGCACATGATCTATTATAACACATTTTATAGACCTGTCAAGAAAAAAACTTGACAGTATTTAAAATTTTTTATTTTATCAGTAAATCGGCGATTTCTTGATAGTTGCTAACGGTATAAGTCGGCACTACTTGGCTGGTATTTTTCTTGTGATCAGGATTATACCAGACGGTATCAATCGCCGCAGCATTTCCTCCTGCTATATCCGCCGTCAAAGAATCTCCGATCATGAGGGTCTTTTTCTTGCTAAAACCTGGAATCAGTTGGCCAACTTTGTCAAAAAATGCAGGTTCTGGTTTCTGAGTATGAAGCTGCTCAGAGATAAAGACCTCTTTAAAATTAGAAGCAATTGTAGAATGAGCCAAGCGTCCTTCTTGAATGGCAGTCACTCCGTTCGTTGCACCATAGAGCTGGTAACCTGCTTTTTCAAGTCGGGCCAGTAAGTCCTCCGCACCTAGGAAAGATTGCCCCTGAAGACTGATGTAGTCTTGGTAGCGAAGAGCCATCTCAGCCCCATCAACAGAAATCCCAAAGTGGGCAAACCCGATCGCAAACCGACTATCCACTAGCTCTTGCTTGGTTAACTTCTTTTTTTCCAAATCCTTCCAGAGCCCTTGGTTCATGGGTTTGTAATAATCCTTAAAGGCCTGTACATCTGGAAAATTCATGTCTTCTAACATCTGCGTCAAGGCTGTTTCTTCAGCAGATTCAAAGTCCAACAAAGTATGGTCCAAATCAAAAAGCAAAAATGTATATGCCATTACAAACGATCCTTCAATTTTTCTACAAATAAATAAGCCGCTGGGCAGGTGAGGGTATTCTTGATGGTCAGATGGTTGATCTGATAAATCTTCTTGCGATCGGTGTGAGGGAATTCCCGACAAGCTTTAGGCCGAACATCATAAATCGAACAGAGATTATCTCCCCCCAAGAAAGGACAAGGCATGGATTTAAAAACCTTGTCCCCATCTTCATCAACCTGAAGAAATTCTGCCTCAAAGGCAGGAAGCTTCATCTTGAAATATTTGGCGATCCGCGTGATATCCGCTTCCTTAAAATCAGGCCCTAAGGTTTTGCAGCAATTGGCACAAGCGGTACAATCGATTTCTTGGAAAACTTCATTGTGAATTTCTTGCGCTATTTTATCTAAATTCTTAGGTGGCTTCTTCTTGAGATTCGTCAATACCTTGCGGTGCTCCTTTTGCTTTTGGAGAGCTAACTGATGGTATTTTTCAATATCAATTTCCTGTGTCATCCTCTATTTCCTCTTCTAAACAATAGAAAGATTATACCACAAAGACTGTAAAAAAGGGAGTGGGACAGAACTCCGACTAATAAGGAGAGTTCGTTTTCCCACCCCCGCACAGTTGATTAGGCTATCTTTGGAGCTAAAAAAGCGAACAAAGATACCAATCAACCACTGCGTCATACTGTTATTCTTATCAAACATCGAAGACTGGATAGTTTAAGTCAAGCTTCCTCTTCATTAATCCGTTACAGCACCTGTTCCGTCTAGGCTCCAAGTGTCTTCGATGTATGGGATAAAAGTTTTCAAGGTTTCTGCATCCCCTTCAAAAGAAATGGTATAAACTTTTTCACCCTTCTGGAAGATCCAAGTAATCAGGTATTGACCGGATTTCATGACAATTTGAAGCTGGTAAGCGTCCAGACCTGCGACTTTAGTCCGCGCTCCCGTCATCTTTCCAACATCCTGGTTATCTTGCCACATAACAGCCAGTTTCTTGGCTAAAAATTCTGCATTAAATTCAATATCAGCGGGGACTTTTGCCTTCTCTCGCGTAAAGCTGTCCAAGGTGACAATATTATAGCCACTACCATCCGTATACTGGACAGCTTCTGTCCCATCGATATCCGTGAACTTGATCCATTTACTTGGAATATCAATGTAACCATAATCTGCATTTCCAATTCGCTTGGTTGATTGGCTGGGAGTGTTTTTCTTTGTAGAAGAAGTATCCTTTGACAATGAGCTGCTTGTTTTCTTTTCGACTTTACTGCTACTTTCTTTTGTAGAAGAAGCTGCTGTGTCCTTTTTAGTGGTGTGACTGCAAGCCATTAATGTGCAGGCAGAAAGAATCATCAGTGATGTGACCAATAATTTGTGTTTCATACTCAACCTCCTTGAGAACGGTTTCTTTCTTCTAGTCTACCATGAATGTGGGTATTTTAAAATAGGATAAGTGTCACATCTGATGGAACCTTTCTAATTCAGTTTATTTCTTTCAAACCTAAAATAAAAGCGCCCTTTTTTGGGGGGCACTTTAAATGTTATTCTTCATCCATTGACAAGACAGATAAGAAAGCTTCCTGTGGTACTTCTACAGATCCGATCGCTTTCATCCGTTTTTTACCGGCTTTTTGTTTTTCAAGAAGCTTCCGTTTCCGTGAGACGTCCCCACCATAACACTTGGCCAAGACGTTCTTACGAAGAGCCTTGATATCTGTCCGGGCCACGATCTTATGACCGATGGCTGCTTGGATAGGCACTTCAAACTGTTGCCGAGGGATAATCTTCTTGAGCTTCTCAACGATTAATTTACCACGTTCATAGGCAAAGTCCTTGTGAACGATAAAGCTGAGGGCATCGACAGTATCCCCATTAAGAAGGATATCCATTTTAACCAATTTAGATGGACGGTATTCAGACAACTCATAGTCAAAGCTCGCATAGCCACGAGTAGAGGATTTCAATTTATCAAAGAAATCAAAGACAATTTCCGCTAGTGGGATTTGATAGATGACATTCACCCGATTTTCATCGATGTAATCCATGGTCACAAAATCACCGCGTTTCCGTTGAGCCAATTCCATCACAGCCCCGACAAACTCTTGTGGCACCATGATTTGTGCTTTGACATATGGTTCTTCGATCGAAGCGATCTTGGTTGGATCTGGAAACTCAGAAGGGTTTGAGACATCCAGTGCTTCTCCATCTGTCAAATTGACCTTGTAGATTACAGACGGTGCTGTCATGATCAAGTCAATGTTGAACTCGCGCTCCAAGCGCTCTTGGATAACGTCCATATGAAGAAGTCCCAAGAAACCACAACGGAAACCAAATCCAAGAGCTTGAGAAGTTTCTGGTTCAAATTGAAGACTGGCATCATTCAATTGCAATTTTTCCAAGGCTTCACGAAGGTCATTGTATTTATTGGATTCAATCGGATAAAGACCTGCAAAGACCATCGGATTCATCTGCTTGTATCCATGTAGCGGCTCGCTTGCTGGATTGGTCGCTAGGGTCACCGTATCCCCGACACGGGTATCCGCAACGGTCTTGATAGAGGCCGCAATATAGCCAACGTCTCCCGTCGCAAGGAAATCACGTCCAACTGCTTTAGGAGTAAAAATCCCAACTTCAGTGACATCAAAGGTCTTGCTATTGCTCATGAGCTGGATCTTATCGCCCGGTTTAACCATTCCATTGACCACTCGGACCTGAAGGATTACTCCACGATAGGCATCATATACAGAGTCAAAGATCAAGGCTTGAAGAGGAGCTTCAACATCCCCAGTCGGTGCTGGAACTTTCTCAACAATCTGCTCCAAAATCTCTTCAATCCCGATACCAGCCTTGGCAGAAGCTAAGACTGCCTCACTAGCATCTAGACCGATGACATCTTCTACTTCTGTGCGCACGCGTTCTGGATCTGCAGCTGGTAAGTCGATTTTATTGATTACTGGCAGGATTTCCAAATCATTGTCCAAAGCAAGGTAGACATTGGCTAGTGTCTGAGCTTCAATCCCTTGAGCAGCATCTACTACGAGAATGGCACCCTCACAGGCGGCAAGCGACCGCGAAACCTCATAGGTAAAGTCCACGTGTCCTGGTGTGTCAATCAAGTGGAAGATATAGGTTTCCCCATCTTTAGCCGTGTAGTTCAATTCGATGGCATTGAGCTTGATGGTAATCCCACGTTCCCGCTCCAGGTCCATACTATCTAAAAGTTGGGCTTGCATCTCCCGACTAGACACGGTTTCGGTTTTTTCTAAAATTCGATCGGCCAAGGTTGACTTTCCATGATCAATATGGGCGATGATCGAGAAGTTCCGAATCTTCTCTTGTCGTTTTTTTAATTCTTCAAAATTTGGCATAATCATCTTCCTAGTAAATTTAATCGTACTCTTCATTATAACAAAAAAGATAGGGCTTTGCCTATCTTAATTCATTATTTTCAAAAATCGCTTCTGCGTTTTATTTCCATCATATCCAATCCGTTCATAAAAGACATGCGCTTCTTTTCGATGAGAGGCAGAATTTAAACGGATAAAAGCATAATGCCTGCTTTTGGCAAGATCTTCTACTCGCTCCATCAATTGGCGACCGATCCCACGTCCTTGAGCAGATGGAAAAACCGCTAGACCCAAAATATTCAGACCGGCGTCACTATAGAGGCTTTCATAAACTTCTGCCTCCACATAACCAAGAATATTTCCTGTTTGGTCCTCTTCATAAACAAAGCAAAAATGATCCGAATCTGGCGAATTAAATTTATCAATCTGAGCTGCCACTTTCTCAAGGGTCGAATCATAACCCAATGCTTGGTGACATAAATCTCTAATTTCACCTGCATCTTTGACTTGAACAGTACGAATCATACCTCCACCTCCATGAACTCTTTGGTTTTATCTTAGACCTTTTTCCTCAAAAAGTAAAGGAATACCAAATAAAATTAAAAAAGAAAATCCGATTTAGATCAAATTCATCTTTTTTCGCATTTCTCAGGGATTTCTATTTACTTTTTCGATTTAATTCATTATAATAGTAAGGGTAAATACAAGGAGGTGAGTACGTTGGCCAGAGGTCGTGGAAAGGCAAGCCCTCAAGACAAAGAGGCATTACGGATTATATCGGAAAAAATCAGAGAATTACTGAAAGAACAAGGAAAAAAACAGATCGAATTATCTCGTATTACTGGAATCCCTGCAAGTACGCTGACTGGATATGTAAAAGGAACTTCTCTTCCCGTTCCTGAAAATTTAGAGAAGATTGCAGCCTTTTTCCAGGTAGCAGTTGCTGATATTGACCCTCGATTGCGCAATGATTTTGTGGTCATTGATTCAGAGATTGAACGATTGTATAAACAGCTCGATGAAGGAAATCAAGAAAATCTTCTTTCTTATGGAAAGAGTCTCTTGACCCATCAGAAAGAAAGACAGAAAATTGAAAAGCAATACCACTCTTATTCTGTCTATGATTCTTTTGCAGCTTACCAACATCAGAAGCAAGCTGATATCGTCTGGTTTGATCAAAAGATTCCTTACGATTTGGCTTTTTGGATTCATACAGATTCCCTCGAGCCTAAGTACGAAAAAGGGGCCGTTGTCTTAATCAAGCAAACCTATTATGATCAAGCAGGGGCAATTTATGCCATTGATTTTGACGGGCAAACGTTGATCAAACGTGTCTTTCGTGAGGCCAACGGTATTCGACTGGTTTCCCTCAATAAGAAATATAGTGATCAGATCATTCCACTAGATGAGGAACCTGGAGTGATTGGAAAAGTGATTGATGGCTTTGTTCCTCTTGATTTGGAGGAAATCAAATGATTCAATTAATCGCGATTGACTTGGACGGAACTCTCTTGCATGAGGATAAGACTCTCTCTAAAGGCAATATTGAAGCTCTTCACCGAGCCCATGAAGCCGGCTATGACATTGTGATCTGTACGGGGCGCCCCTTAGCGGGTGTACGGCCCATTTTTGAAGAGATTGGACTTCCTGATGGCAACTACTATATGATTATCAATAACGGGTGTACAACCTTGTCTACTCAGAATTGGGAAATCATTGGCAAGGAAGAGTTGAGCCTCGAGGATATGCACCGGTTGCAAGTTTTAACGGAAGATACAGACGTCCAGCTAACCTTATTTGATATGGATCACTACCTAGTGGTCGCACCTGAAGCTAGTGAACTTGTCACGATGGATGCGGGTATTGTTAACTATAAACCAACACCTATTTCATTAGAAGATCTACCAAATTACCTCCCTATTTTTCAAGCCATGTACGTAGGAGATCCTTCTGCTATTGATGCCTTCCAAGCTCAGCACGAGGCTGCATTAGAGGCCGATTTTAACACTGTACGTTCGCAGGATATCTTGTTTGAAATTCTGCCAAAAGGTGCCAGCAAGGCTTCTGCTCTTCAAGCATTAAGCCAAACATTAGGCTACAGCAGAGAGCAGGTTATGGCTCTTGGAGATGCCAATAATGACCTTGAAATGCTACGTTTTGCTGGTTACAGCGTCGCTATGGGAAATGGCAATGCTGCTGTCAAGGAAATAGCAAACTTCATCACCCTGACCAATGATGAGGATGGCGTGGCACATGCTATTCACAAATTAATTGAAACTGAAAAAGGAGAATGATCATGAAATACGCAAATTTGTTGGACCGTTTTATTACCTATGTAAAGGTCAACACACGTTCAGACGAAAACTCTACAACCACTCCAAGTACCCAATCACAGGTTGATTTTGCAACAAACGTCTTGATCCCTGAGATGAAACGTGTGGGGCTTCAAAACGTCTACTATTTACCAAACGGCTATGCCATTGGAACACTTCCAGCCAATGATCCAAGCTTTACACGCAAGATTGGATTTATCTCTCACATGGATACCGCTGACTTCAATGCCGAAAATGTCAATCCACAAATCGTTGAGAATTATGATGGGGGTGTCATTGCCCTTGGTGAGTCTGGTTTCACACTCGATCCAGCCGATTTTGCTCATTTGAACAACTACAAGGGACAAACCTTGATCACAACTGACGGTACTACTCTTCTGGGTGCAGACGATAAGTCAGGTATCGCTGAAATCATGACAGCTATTGAATACCTGACAGCTCATCCTGAAATCAAACATGGAGAAATCCGTGTCGGCTTTGGTCCAGATGAAGAAATCGGAGTCGGGGCAGATCAATTTGATGCAGAGGATTTTGACGTAGACTTTGCCTATACTGTCGATGGTGGTCCTCTTGGAGAGCTTCAATACGAAACCTTCTCAGCAGCTGGAGCTGAAATTACCTTCAAAGGACGCAATGTCCACCCAGGTACAGCCAAAGGTCAAATGATCAACGCTCTTCAATTGGCCATTGATTTCCATAACAAACTCCCTGAAGGAGCACGTCCAGAATTAACCGAAGGCTATGAAGGCTTCTACCACTTGATGAACATCGATGGAACTGTCGAGGAAGCAAGTGCCAGCTACATCATTCGGGACTTTGAAACTGAAAGTTTTGAAAAACGCAAAGACCTCATGAAATCTATTGCCGATCAGATGAATGCGGAGCTCGGTAGCGAACGCATTCTCCTCACCCTCAAAGACCAGTACTATAACATGAAGCAAGTGATTGAAAAAGATATGACACCGATTACCCTTGCTAAGGAAGTCATGGAAGATCTTGGAATCACTCCAATCATTGAACCGATCCGCGGTGGTACAGATGGATCTAAAATTTCCTTTATGGGGATTCCAACACCAAATATCTTTGCCGGTGGAGAAAATATGCATGGTCGCTTTGAATACGTTAGCCTCCAAACCATGGAACGCGCAGTTGATACCATTATCGGTATTGTGACCAAAAAATAAGAAACAAAAAAGGATTCGGATTGATTGTCCGAATCCTTTATTGTAGATTAGAAAGCTTGACAATATCTTTGACCTGATCAATGGTCTGAATCAGGTGAAGGCTTGTCTCATTGATAGGAAGATAATAGACTTTATCTGCCAAAGATTCTGTAAAAGGACGATTTGTGAGTAAGATCACCTGTTGTCCTTTTTCTTTCAGCTCTTTCGCCTGCTTTCGCACCTTTTGGTAAAAACGCTCATCGCGGATTTCTAGATCATCCACCAAGACACAAGCAGCCTCCAAAGCCAATGATTCATTGGTTCCGTTTTGGGTCAGATAATAGGATGCGCCTGCTTTGACCTCATATAAGCCAGCTGATGGCTCAACCGGAAGAAAGGCTGGGCTTGTTGCAACTTCTGCTGCTTTTTCCATTGCTACAAGATTGGCTAGGACCTGCAAATAGACAGGTGCTAATTTACTCAAATCCAAGAGTTCCTCAAACTCAAAACCACGTTTCAAAGCTTCTAAGATATAGAAGAGCCGGTGGGGCATATGACGAGCAATTTTCTGGATTAATTCATCATCGCTCATTTCCTCAGGAAGGATGGTCAACAAGTTTTTATCTTTAATGGTTTCTAGGGCGTGTTGGTAAGCTTCATCGATTCTCTTTCCAAATCCATAAACTGCCCCATAAGAGTGAATTTGGGTATTGAGACGGGCATTTTTAGCAGCATCCGAAAAAATCGGAATCTTAAAGAAGATATAGTCCAAACTTGGTTCATAGACAGCCTTTAGATCCTTTAATAAAGGGTGAGGCAAATGCTCGAGAGATCGCCCTAATTGTAGCTGAACTCCTTGCTCAAACAAGGAATAGCCCAAGCCCATAGAGGCCATCGAGATACTATCTGATGCAAATGGATTAACCTCTAAGATATAAAAAGCATAGCTCGTCGGATCCAATGCAAACTTGATGGAAATAGCTCCTGTCAGTTTCAAATAGCGACTAATGTGGATTGCTGCTTCTCGAAGATTTTGGAACTCCCGGTCAGTCAGGGTGACTGCTGGCATAAATTGGTAAGAGTCACTAGAGTGGATCCCAACAGGATCAATGCTTTCAATAGAGGCAGCCAGGTAGTGATTGTCTTCACGATCCCGAATGACTACAAAATCCAGTTCCTTAAAGCCATAAGTAGAAAATTCTAGCAAACACTGCTGACTTGGAGAGACCGAAAGTCCCATTTCTACAGCTTCGCATAAATCATCCAGGTTATGAGCAATCTTTCGCCCTTGCCCTTGCTTACTCGCTACTGGCCAGATCATAATGGGAAATTGAATGCCTTCCGAAAACTCGATAGCTTCTCGAACAGAACCGACCAGCGCTGAAGCGGGTACCTGATAGCCCAGCTCTTGAAAGAGGCGTCGTTGGTCCGCCTGCTGATAAAAGGTCCGGTAGCGTTGAAGACTCGGACCGACAATCATGATCGATGCTTCTTTGAAAAATCCAGTTTCTTCCAATCGGAACAAGAGATTTAAAATCTGTTTATCCGCAAAAGCTAGGAGCAAGCGGGATCCTGTATAAGAAAGAAGAGTCGTTCTAAGAGCATCCAGCTTGAGCTTACTAACTACAACCATATCTGTAGCTTCTTGGGTAATAGCATTTCCTTCGCCCAAGTAAAGGACAAGAGCATTTCCATTCTTGGCATTGAGTTTTTGTGCTTCGTTTACCGCAGCCAAAAGGCTAATATCCTGATAAGAATCTCCACACAGGAGAAGCAATTTCTGGTTTTGTTTCATCATTCCTTCTCCCTTCTACTTTCGTGAATTTTGGCATCAATCAACTCTAAAAATTCATCGTAAAAATAGAGATTTTCCCTTGGCCCTGGACTAGCATCCACTTGGAATTGAACCCCTAAAATCGGTTGGTAACGATGGCGAAAAGCTTCAATACTATGGTCATTGACGTTTTCATGCGTGACCAATAAATCATGGGGTAGCCTATCTCTCGCAATACTATACAAGTGATTTTGACTCGTTATCTCAATTTTTCCTGTCGCAATTTCACGCACAGGAATATTTAAGCCGAAATGCCCGACTTCCATGGGAGCTAGCTTAGCCCCGTAAGCTTGAGCCAGCAGTTGAGCTCCCAAGCCCATGCCCCAGATCGGAATTTGACCATTGATTTTTTGGATCAAGCGACAGAGTTTTTTCACCTGATGGGGATCTCCAGGCCCACTGGATAAAATAACGCCATCGGGCTGCTGTTCCATCAGTTCATCATAAGAGATATCATGGGGATAGACCGTGACATTACAGTCCCTTTGACTCAGCTGGCGCAAGACAGAGTGCTTGACCCCTAGATCAATCAAGGCAATACTCTTACCAAACCCTGGTACAGCATAGGCTGTTTTTGTCGAGACTTGACGCACTTGGTCTTTGGGAAGGACTGTCGCTCGTAACTGATCCAGGATATGGTCGATCGAATCCCCCTTGTTAATGACAGTCGCCTTCATCCGTCCAAACTTGCGGACAATTTTTGCCACCTGTCTCGTATCAATCCCTACAATACCAGGGATTTTTTTTCGCTTCAAGAATTCATCCAAGGTCATCTGCTGCCGCCAATTGCTCGGCATCTCCACTAGATGCTGAACCACTACTGCCAAACAAGTGGGTGTAATGGATTCAGAATCATCCCGATTGATCCCTGCTGCACCAATAACCGGGAAGGTAAAGGAGAGAATCTGGCCACTAAAAGCCTGATCCGTGATCAATTCTTGAAAACCTGTCATGGCTGTGGTAAAGACCAACTCACCAGTCACATATAGGTCTGCACCAAAGGCTTCTCCTTCAAATACA comes from Streptococcus parasanguinis ATCC 15912 and encodes:
- the rimM gene encoding ribosome maturation factor RimM (Essential for efficient processing of 16S rRNA), which produces MNYFNVGKIVNTLGLQGEMRVLSVTDFTEERFKKGAELALFDEEDRFVQTVTIASHRKHKNFDIIKFKDMYHINAIEKFKGFSLKVAEEDLTDLDEGEFYYHEIIGLDVYENDQLIGQIKEILQPGANDVWVVKRKGKRDLLLPYIPPVVLNIDIPGNRVDVDILEGLDDED
- a CDS encoding alpha/beta fold hydrolase, translated to MNRFEVTTKIGCLSVTYKKRNKVLVCLNGAGLIPSYENFLPILEKLPSSIGYLTIDFPNTGRSPIHSQTGLNLDNLVEAVYEILKGLEISNYILCVHSLSGVLALKLMSKPIKCQALIAIEPTTKNIMFADFSKNPYPEMEEQMRMIEECGPENYFKGLTQATFEPENDRLIWELMEEKGLELEKQVPGFQISVNITAEDFDSLSLADNIPVFVFCQAYREKEYRDSEYCNSNTKLILGGNHHYLQWSESEKIAALIREL
- a CDS encoding MazG nucleotide pyrophosphohydrolase domain-containing protein gives rise to the protein MRDLTVRQLEEYLLDHYQQSRTEEGLFIKLVEEVGEVAEVLNGRSGRKEGVQDSNEELAKELADIIHYTVAIAAINHIDLTKTIFEKDKKAAIKYQHEQDLEGFLAKKSI
- the kphA gene encoding RNA-binding protein KphA is translated as MDTIENLIIAIVKPLISQPDALTIKIEDTPEFLEYHLDLDPSDVGRVIGRKGRTISAIRTIVYSVPTEDKKVRIVIDEK
- the rpsP gene encoding 30S ribosomal protein S16, with translation MAVKIRLTRMGSKKKPYYRINVADSRSPRDGRFIETVGTYNPLVEENQVTLKEDRVLAWLADGAQPSDTVRNILSKAGVLKKFHDSKFSK
- a CDS encoding YjjG family noncanonical pyrimidine nucleotidase, whose protein sequence is MAYTFLLFDLDHTLLDFESAEETALTQMLEDMNFPDVQAFKDYYKPMNQGLWKDLEKKKLTKQELVDSRFAIGFAHFGISVDGAEMALRYQDYISLQGQSFLGAEDLLARLEKAGYQLYGATNGVTAIQEGRLAHSTIASNFKEVFISEQLHTQKPEPAFFDKVGQLIPGFSKKKTLMIGDSLTADIAGGNAAAIDTVWYNPDHKKNTSQVVPTYTVSNYQEIADLLIK
- a CDS encoding YkgJ family cysteine cluster protein, with amino-acid sequence MTQEIDIEKYHQLALQKQKEHRKVLTNLKKKPPKNLDKIAQEIHNEVFQEIDCTACANCCKTLGPDFKEADITRIAKYFKMKLPAFEAEFLQVDEDGDKVFKSMPCPFLGGDNLCSIYDVRPKACREFPHTDRKKIYQINHLTIKNTLTCPAAYLFVEKLKDRL
- the lepA gene encoding translation elongation factor 4, whose protein sequence is MPNFEELKKRQEKIRNFSIIAHIDHGKSTLADRILEKTETVSSREMQAQLLDSMDLERERGITIKLNAIELNYTAKDGETYIFHLIDTPGHVDFTYEVSRSLAACEGAILVVDAAQGIEAQTLANVYLALDNDLEILPVINKIDLPAADPERVRTEVEDVIGLDASEAVLASAKAGIGIEEILEQIVEKVPAPTGDVEAPLQALIFDSVYDAYRGVILQVRVVNGMVKPGDKIQLMSNSKTFDVTEVGIFTPKAVGRDFLATGDVGYIAASIKTVADTRVGDTVTLATNPASEPLHGYKQMNPMVFAGLYPIESNKYNDLREALEKLQLNDASLQFEPETSQALGFGFRCGFLGLLHMDVIQERLEREFNIDLIMTAPSVIYKVNLTDGEALDVSNPSEFPDPTKIASIEEPYVKAQIMVPQEFVGAVMELAQRKRGDFVTMDYIDENRVNVIYQIPLAEIVFDFFDKLKSSTRGYASFDYELSEYRPSKLVKMDILLNGDTVDALSFIVHKDFAYERGKLIVEKLKKIIPRQQFEVPIQAAIGHKIVARTDIKALRKNVLAKCYGGDVSRKRKLLEKQKAGKKRMKAIGSVEVPQEAFLSVLSMDEE
- a CDS encoding GNAT family N-acetyltransferase; amino-acid sequence: MIRTVQVKDAGEIRDLCHQALGYDSTLEKVAAQIDKFNSPDSDHFCFVYEEDQTGNILGYVEAEVYESLYSDAGLNILGLAVFPSAQGRGIGRQLMERVEDLAKSRHYAFIRLNSASHRKEAHVFYERIGYDGNKTQKRFLKIMN
- a CDS encoding LexA family transcriptional regulator — its product is MARGRGKASPQDKEALRIISEKIRELLKEQGKKQIELSRITGIPASTLTGYVKGTSLPVPENLEKIAAFFQVAVADIDPRLRNDFVVIDSEIERLYKQLDEGNQENLLSYGKSLLTHQKERQKIEKQYHSYSVYDSFAAYQHQKQADIVWFDQKIPYDLAFWIHTDSLEPKYEKGAVVLIKQTYYDQAGAIYAIDFDGQTLIKRVFREANGIRLVSLNKKYSDQIIPLDEEPGVIGKVIDGFVPLDLEEIK
- a CDS encoding Cof-type HAD-IIB family hydrolase, which produces MIQLIAIDLDGTLLHEDKTLSKGNIEALHRAHEAGYDIVICTGRPLAGVRPIFEEIGLPDGNYYMIINNGCTTLSTQNWEIIGKEELSLEDMHRLQVLTEDTDVQLTLFDMDHYLVVAPEASELVTMDAGIVNYKPTPISLEDLPNYLPIFQAMYVGDPSAIDAFQAQHEAALEADFNTVRSQDILFEILPKGASKASALQALSQTLGYSREQVMALGDANNDLEMLRFAGYSVAMGNGNAAVKEIANFITLTNDEDGVAHAIHKLIETEKGE